Proteins co-encoded in one Phalacrocorax carbo chromosome 5, bPhaCar2.1, whole genome shotgun sequence genomic window:
- the SUMO1 gene encoding small ubiquitin-related modifier 1 isoform X1, with translation MDLVHKEAKPSAEDLGDKKEGEYIKLKVIGQDSSEIHFKVKMTTHLKKLKESYCQRQGVPMNSLRFLFEGQRITDNHTPKELGMEEEDVIEVYQEQTGGHSAV, from the exons ATGGACTTAGTACATAAG GAAGCAAAACCTTCAGCTGAGGACTTAGGAGATAAGAAAGAAGGGGAATACATTAAACTCAAAGTCATTGGGCAG gACAGCAGTGAAATTCACTTCAAGGTGAAAATGACAACACACCTCAAGAAACTCAAAGAATCATACTGTCAAAGACAG ggtgTTCCAATGAATTCACTCAGGTTCCTCTTCGAGGGTCAGAGAATTACTGATAATCATACCCCCAAGGAG ctggggatggaggaggaagatgtGATTGAAGTTTATCAGGAACAGACGGGGGGTCACTCAGCAGTTTAG
- the SUMO1 gene encoding small ubiquitin-related modifier 1 isoform X2: MSDQEAKPSAEDLGDKKEGEYIKLKVIGQDSSEIHFKVKMTTHLKKLKESYCQRQGVPMNSLRFLFEGQRITDNHTPKELGMEEEDVIEVYQEQTGGHSAV, translated from the exons ATGTCTGACCAG GAAGCAAAACCTTCAGCTGAGGACTTAGGAGATAAGAAAGAAGGGGAATACATTAAACTCAAAGTCATTGGGCAG gACAGCAGTGAAATTCACTTCAAGGTGAAAATGACAACACACCTCAAGAAACTCAAAGAATCATACTGTCAAAGACAG ggtgTTCCAATGAATTCACTCAGGTTCCTCTTCGAGGGTCAGAGAATTACTGATAATCATACCCCCAAGGAG ctggggatggaggaggaagatgtGATTGAAGTTTATCAGGAACAGACGGGGGGTCACTCAGCAGTTTAG